In the Mycolicibacterium chubuense NBB4 genome, one interval contains:
- a CDS encoding type II toxin-antitoxin system prevent-host-death family antitoxin, with protein sequence MAEAIGLGQLRSDTCGYLERVTFGESLDIIRRGQLVARIEPVTAVPDVPSDGKPVGLNQASDRTVSLDDLRTRAGRCFDRVAAGQSLAIVWRGRSVARIVAVAASAEASCNPTKCESRDAGGRIGLTELRTRGGHYFKRVAAGETVEVSRRGRLVARIVTATDDLFEPS encoded by the coding sequence ATGGCCGAAGCGATTGGTCTTGGTCAACTTCGCAGCGACACATGCGGTTATCTTGAGCGGGTAACGTTCGGGGAGTCGCTTGATATAATTCGTCGTGGTCAGTTGGTGGCTCGGATCGAGCCAGTTACAGCGGTTCCGGATGTACCATCCGACGGCAAGCCGGTCGGGCTAAACCAGGCTTCCGACCGAACAGTTTCGCTCGATGATCTGCGTACTCGCGCAGGCCGCTGCTTCGATCGGGTTGCGGCAGGCCAGTCGCTCGCAATCGTGTGGCGCGGCCGGTCGGTGGCCAGGATTGTGGCGGTAGCGGCCTCCGCTGAGGCCAGTTGTAATCCGACGAAGTGCGAGTCACGCGACGCTGGCGGTCGGATCGGACTCACCGAACTGCGAACCCGCGGAGGGCACTACTTTAAACGGGTTGCGGCAGGTGAGACCGTCGAGGTTTCCCGTCGCGGCAGGTTGGTAGCTCGAATCGTGACCGCAACGGACGACCTCTTCGAGCCGTCGTAG